From a region of the Alosa sapidissima isolate fAloSap1 chromosome 9, fAloSap1.pri, whole genome shotgun sequence genome:
- the LOC121718070 gene encoding uncharacterized protein LOC121718070 encodes METAGEVQYRTEPWNCVQLVDGYVPAGPLFDIKCPQGTLSKLHFPHCEVFSGKGRKHLSVIHISDSDESETLDPYETTDSYVVINIRGCSKYAATKKQPKKKYSPIHGLVLLFLHQSTLNVLLLPKNVDISEVCEKRKKMKEPGEEMYIETTPNCKLIPETTYCLSSDPDGEHEVTPLSAEFVDYENYTNYCPTFQVLLSKLAQVKLNLTEKSTNESVWCSVIPANQIGGSPSTSSSPSSPYTPPGQDFFHRHKAELETRLGLLRPILSGLEKCRVLNPQEREEVENKDGSMRNRTLLLMLEKKGGPAQEEFYRVLLECDEYLVKHLKRPHDYGTSEHPSLSRRDLNKSTQEEVAY; translated from the exons ATGGAGACGGCGGGTGAAGTTCAGTACCGAACAGAGCCATGGAACTGTGTACAGCTAGTCGATGGCTATGTACCAGCAGGACCCCTGTTTGATATCAAATGTCCACAAGGCACTCTGTCAAAGTTACACTTCCCACACTGTGAGGTGTTTTCTG GGAAAGGACGCAAGCACTTGTCCGTAATCCACATCAGTGACTCTGATGAATCTGAAACACTTGATCCTTATGAGACAACAGACTCCTATGTGGTTATAAATATCAGGGGATGCTCTAAATATGCTGCGACAAAGAAACAGCCCAAGAAGAAATACTCCCCTATCCACGGACTTGTGTTGCTGTTCCTTCACCAGTCTACACTGAATGTTTTACTGTTGCCGAAAAATGTTGATATCTCTGAG GTttgtgagaagagaaagaaaatgaaggAGCCTGGGGAAGAGATGTACATTGAGACCACTCCAAACTGTAAACTTATCCCGGAAACAACGTACTGCCTCTCATCTGATCCAGATGGGGAACATGAAGTGACTCCTTTG AGTGCTGAGTTTGTTGACTATGAGAACTATACAAACTACTGTCCAACATTCCAAGTGTTATTATCCAAGCTTGCCcaggtgaagttgaatctgacAGAAAAAAGCACAAATGAgtctgtgtggtgtagtgtgatTCCAG CCAACCAGATAGGTGGAAGTCCATCAA CGTCGTCTTCTCCCTCAAGTCCCTACACCCCGCCAGGTCAGGACTTCTTCCACAGACACAAAGCAGAACTGGAGACTCGTCTAGGGCTCCTGAGGCCCATCCTCTCTGGGCTGGAGAAATGTAGAGTTCTTAACccccaggagagagaggaggtggagaacaAGGACGGATCCATGCGGAACCGCACTCTGTTGCTCATgctggagaagaaaggaggtcCAGCACAGGAGGAGTTCTACAGGGTTCTACTGGAATGTGATGAGTACCTGGTGAAACACCTTAAAAGACCTCATGATTATGGGACATCTGAACATCCTAGTTTGTCGAGGAGGGACTTAAACAAATCTACACAAGAGGAAGTAGCATATTGA